In Chryseobacterium gleum, a single genomic region encodes these proteins:
- a CDS encoding SMI1/KNR4 family protein produces the protein MEIVYLKKYARYKQNGASKRISAFGPPVGLSEADITQLELEMNGGSPFPKVYKEFLSIGGEFSCISLNHVGRNAGKLVVKYKQALQKRKSGIARPIAILNTLEGQCGTFIYLDNGDNPQPWLFSINEDYNSDNGDVIWKSPFKTLKDMIDELVDISESNLAI, from the coding sequence ATGGAAATAGTATATTTAAAAAAGTACGCACGTTACAAACAAAATGGAGCAAGCAAAAGAATTTCTGCATTCGGGCCCCCTGTAGGGCTAAGCGAAGCAGATATCACACAGCTAGAACTTGAAATGAACGGCGGTTCTCCTTTTCCTAAAGTTTATAAAGAATTTCTCTCTATTGGAGGTGAATTCAGCTGTATTTCATTAAATCATGTGGGGAGAAATGCAGGAAAACTGGTTGTAAAGTACAAACAGGCTCTGCAAAAAAGAAAATCCGGTATTGCCCGGCCAATCGCAATACTTAATACATTAGAGGGGCAATGTGGTACATTTATTTATCTAGACAATGGAGATAATCCGCAGCCTTGGCTTTTTTCCATTAATGAAGACTATAACAGTGATAACGGTGACGTAATATGGAAATCCCCTTTTAAAACTTTGAAAGATATGATTGATGAATTAGTAGATATTTCTGAAAGCAATCTCGCCATCTAA